GAATCCGGGCCAGTAAATGTCGGTGAAATAGAGCTCCGAATATGCCAGCTGCCACAGCAGGAAGTTCGATACCCTGATCTCCCCGGAAGTACGGAGAATCAGATCCGGATCCGGCATGTCCCCGGTGTACAGGTGGGATGAGATGACGGATTCGGTGATTTCGTCCACGGACATATTGCCGGATTCGATCTTCGCAGCGATCTCCTTGACTGCTTCCACGATCTCCTGACGTCCGCCGTAGGCGAGGCAGATGCTGATGGTGAAGTCCGAGTAGTCCTTGGTCTTCTCGTAGGCATAGTTGATGGCCTTGCAGACGTTCTCCGGAAGGGCCTCCAGTTTGCCGATGGCGCGGATGGCCACGCGGTTCTTGTGGATCTTGGGGTTATCGGCCATCTCCAGGAAGGAGGATTCGGCCAGGTCCATGAGGAAATCGACTTCCTCACGGTCTCTCTTGAAATTCTCGGAGGAAAAGGCATACAGGGTGACGTACTTGACGCCGAGGTCGAGACACCAGTCCATGACGCTCTCGATCTTCTTCTCTCCGAGCCTGTGTCCCTCATCTATGTCCGAATCCAGGAACTCCTTGGCGTAGCGCCTGTTGCCGTCCATGATGATGCCTATATGCTGCGGTATGGGTCCGCCGCGGACGGCCTTGTCGAGCTTGTGCTCGTAGGTGGAATATACCTGTTTGGAAACGATGTCTGGGACTGTCATCAGAGACCTCACTGGAAGTCTTCAGCGACGCCGGCCGCCTCGGTACCGAGATCGGCACAGCCGATGGCAGCGACGGCTCCGATGATTCCGCCGTTACCGGTGACACTGATGATCTCGACACCGTTCTCGGCGGCGATCTTCTCGGCGTCCTCGACCTTGTACAGGATGCTCTTGGCGTCCCATCCGAACTTCTTGAGGGGGGCCGGGATCTCCAGACCCTTGAAGACAGTCATAACGGCATCCTCGGAGTACGAGTGGCTCTTGATGTAGTCATAGCAGAACTCGATGAGCTTGGGCACCTCCTCCTCGCGGATGGCGAAACTTACGGTGGATGCCACGCAGTTGGTGGTCTTGTTGGGGCAGCGGGGGTTCAGCTGAATGATCTTGTGCTCCATGAAGTGTCCGTACGGGCATTCCCTGGCCATGGCGAGTGCGGTGGCCCAGGTGGCACCCTTTTCCTTGGTGTCGGTATCGTCCACGCCGATGAGGACGCGCACGAGCTTGGGAGTGAATATGTCGACGTGCGCGGTGTGTCCGCCACCGATCTTGAAATCATCGGGGAACTCGGTACGCAGGACCGTCTCGCAGCCCGGGAGACAGGCACCGACGCCCACGGATGCTCCGGCGATACCGTACCAGGTGGTGCGGACCTCGTCGCCTTCCACGCGGCATGCCTTGAGTCCCTGTCCGCCCATCTCGGCGGAGGCCGCTCCGAACTTGATTTCCTTCTCTCCGAGGGTGACGTCCATGACGATGGTGGTGCCCTCGATGTTGATGACGTCGATGACTCCTCCGCTCCTCCTGCGGTTGCATACGTCCCACTCGGCGGGTCCACGGGCACTGCAGGTCTCGATGACGCGTGCTTTTCCGTGCTTCTCGTCGACAAGAGTGTACAGTGCTTTGCAGAACATCTTGCCGTATTTGGCCCTGACCTCTTCAGGGGTTAATGTGGTAACCATTTCTCTCACTCCTCTGATTCCTCGTCTCCCTCTGAGACGCTGATGCAATCTGCGGGAACCATGTCGCACAGATAGACGGTCTTGGCCGCCTTTCCGATGGGATATCCTGCCTCTGCGCATTTCTTGCTGTCCACGGCAAGGATTACGGGGTCATCGATCCTGACCTCTCCCGCGTGGAGGGCATCCTCGAAGGTTGCGGACAGGTGGACCATGGTACGGTCGGTGGGCACCAGTCCCTCTTCCAGGATCTCGTCCACTTCCTCCTCGGATGCGGGATAGTAAAGGTAAGCGGGAATGTTGACGGTGGGCAGCTCGAGATTGAGCTTGATCGTGTGACCGTAGGTTGCGCGGACGGTGTTTCCGCGGATTTGGTATCTACCCTTGGGATCGGTAAGTGCCAGAGCATCGATATGGAAGGGTCTGAGCCACTTCACGCGGGAGTTGTGCTCCTTGATGAGGCTCACGATTTCCTGGATGTTCACGAAACCCTGCTCGTTCATCTCGGGGGAGAACTTCCCGTGACGGAGGATGGCTGCCATCATGCGCCCCAGTTTCTCCACTTCGAAATCGCTCATCACAAATTTTCCGTTACGCCCGCAGACAGGACATTTGTCCCTGCGGAAGTATCCGTGTTCCTCACACTCGTTGATCACTGTCTCACCCCCATCTCAGCTGCTTTGATGGTGTTCATCATGAGCATGCAGATGGTCATAGGCCCCACGCCCCCGGGTACGGGAGTGATTGCGGAGGCCTTCTCCTTAACGTTTTCGAAATCGACGTCGCCTACCACCCTGTATCCGTTCTTGGCGGTCGGGTCGTCTATCCTGTTGGTACCGACATCGATGACTACCGCCCCCTCCTTGACCATATCGGCGGTGATGAAGCGCGGCCTGCCCATGGCCACGATGAGGATGTCCGCCATGCGGATGATGTCCTCGAAACGCTCGGTACGGGAGTTCACCACGGTCACGGTGGCATCCACGCCCTCGCCCTTCTGCATCATGATATTGGCAAGGGGCTTTCCCACGATGTTGCTGCGGCCCACGATCACCACATGCTTTCCTTTGGTGGCGATTCCGTAGTGCAGGATCATCTGGTGTATGCCGGCAGGGGTCGCCGGGAGGAAATCCGCCTCTCCGATGACCATATTCCCGAGATTGAACGGGTGGAAGCAGTCGACGTCTTTGGCGGGATTGATGGCCTTGATGACCTCCGACTGGTCGATGTGCGCCGGGAGGGGCAGCTGGACGAGGATACCGTGAACGGAATCGTCGCCGTTGAGCTTCCTGATCATTTCGATCAGTTCCTCCTGGCTGGTCTCTGCGGGGACGTGCTGCTGGAGCGATTTCACTCCCAGTTCCCTGCATTTCTTGTCCTTCATGTTCACATAGACCAGCGAGGCGGGGTCGTCACCCACCATGATTACTGCCAGACACGGCTCAATACCTTTTGCCTTGAGGGCGCCGATGCGCTCCTTCAGGTTAGAATAAATCGCCTCAGATACCTCTTTGCCGAGTATCAGGTCTGCAGTCATGATAGCCACAACCTTGACCAGCCTTATAACACTTTCACACGCACGGGCGCCACTGTTTTAGAAAGAGGATTTGTTTCCAGAAGAAGTGATTTAGTTGGAAATATAAAACAGAATCATAGAAAGACCGTGTTTACGAACGAGCTGACGGAGTCGCGAGTGAGTAAACACGGTCTTTCTACGCGCGCGCCTACTCTTTCGAACTGTATCCGGCGAAAAATCTCCATAGCTCACGCTGACAGAAACCGATGCAGGGCTTCACTGTGCAATCAAAATCGCACACTGCAGCTATCTGTCTTCACAGAATACGGAAGAAGGAGTCTTCAGATCCAATGCCCAATGCGGGCGTGTTTCGTTGTAGAATTCGATATACTGGCTCATGAGTGCGTCATATTCCTCCAGGGTTGCTTCTCCGGGAAGATTCGCCTCGCGGCGAATCGACCCGTGCCAGCGTTCCACCTTGCCTTGGGTCGTCGGTTTGCGTACGCCACCCATAACATGACGGATACCTTTGGATTCGCACCACTCGTCGAATCTCGTATCCCCTCCGTTATTGGCAGCCCATTGGGTACCATGATCCGAAAGTATGGCTCTGGGTGTACCGTATTCCTCTATGCATTCTTCCAGTATCCTGAGAACGTTATCCGTCGTCGCATACACGTCGACGGTATGAGACAGCATCCTGCGTGACTTGTCGTCTATGACCGACAGGAACTCTACCTTTCTGCCTGTAGTTCTGTCTGTTCCCAGCTCCACGTAGTCGATCTGCCACATGTCGTTGGCATGTGGCATCTCGAAGGATTTGTAGACCTTCCCGATGCGCATCGTGACATTCTCGAATCCCGCTTCCCGGAGCACCGCATGTACTGTGGGATGGGATGCATTGACACCCGAGATCTTGCCGATCTTGGCGGCACCCAGTTTCATGTAGGCTTGCTTCGTTTCGATCACAGCGTCCCTGATTTCATCGCGTTTCGGAGTGTACTGTCCTTTTGCCGGCCCCGGGCGTTTCGGGGCCAGCATTTTCGTGTAGCCCTCGATCTTGGTGTATTTGGTGTAGGGCACTCCGAATCTGTGGTAATGCTTTGCCTTCAGGAAACGGTTGCGAAGGGAACGGATGTGCGTGTGGGAATATCCGAATTTCTTTCCGATATCCCTCAGCGAGGAGCGTTCCTTATCGGAACGCCCATTTTCAAAGCAGAACCTCTCCAAAACGAGGGCTCTTTTCCGCTCGGTCAAGGCTATCTTTTTTAACCTTTGTTTCTCATGATGACTTAGGGTTTTTTGCATGTTTCGACAACCTGGAAAAAACCCTAACTTTTGATAAGTCTTTGCAGGAGCGAACAGACACTCGTTCGTTCGCCGACTTCGTCAGCTCACTCACTCGTGTCTGTTCGCTCAGATTCATTCTGCTGTAAACTTATCTTGTTTCTAAAACACACGCACGGGCGCCACCAGTCGCGCGATGGCCCGCGCGTACGACATGCGACGAAGCCGGAAAAAGATGCAAATCCACATGTGCCAGATACCTGCGGAAGCGGGTTAAAAAGTGAGATGGGGGCGCAGGTGCGCCCCCTTGGACGGGATGCTTCAGCGGACCTGCGGTGCGGCGACGTGCTTGATGAGCATTCCCTCGATCACAACGGGGCCGTACCTCTCGGCCATGTCCTTGGCGCGCTGGAGCTTGGCCTCGTTGTCGGCGTAGAGGGTGAACAGGACGTCGCCCGCCTCGACCCTCTGGCCCTTCTTCTTGAGAAGGAGCATTCCGGCACCCTTGTCGGTGGGAGCTCCGCAGGCCTTGGCGATGGACACCAGATCCTTGTTCTTGATGCTGTGCACGTATCCTGACTTGGTGGACAGGATGTCCGCGGTGTACTTCCCGGGCTCGAGATCGGAGGACTTC
The sequence above is a segment of the methanogenic archaeon ISO4-H5 genome. Coding sequences within it:
- a CDS encoding methanogeneis marker protein 11, coding for MVTTLTPEEVRAKYGKMFCKALYTLVDEKHGKARVIETCSARGPAEWDVCNRRRSGGVIDVINIEGTTIVMDVTLGEKEIKFGAASAEMGGQGLKACRVEGDEVRTTWYGIAGASVGVGACLPGCETVLRTEFPDDFKIGGGHTAHVDIFTPKLVRVLIGVDDTDTKEKGATWATALAMARECPYGHFMEHKIIQLNPRCPNKTTNCVASTVSFAIREEEVPKLIEFCYDYIKSHSYSEDAVMTVFKGLEIPAPLKKFGWDAKSILYKVEDAEKIAAENGVEIISVTGNGGIIGAVAAIGCADLGTEAAGVAEDFQ
- a CDS encoding phage integrase, giving the protein MQKTLSHHEKQRLKKIALTERKRALVLERFCFENGRSDKERSSLRDIGKKFGYSHTHIRSLRNRFLKAKHYHRFGVPYTKYTKIEGYTKMLAPKRPGPAKGQYTPKRDEIRDAVIETKQAYMKLGAAKIGKISGVNASHPTVHAVLREAGFENVTMRIGKVYKSFEMPHANDMWQIDYVELGTDRTTGRKVEFLSVIDDKSRRMLSHTVDVYATTDNVLRILEECIEEYGTPRAILSDHGTQWAANNGGDTRFDEWCESKGIRHVMGGVRKPTTQGKVERWHGSIRREANLPGEATLEEYDALMSQYIEFYNETRPHWALDLKTPSSVFCEDR
- a CDS encoding bifunctional 510-methylene-tetrahydrofolate cyclohydrolase FolD, coding for MTADLILGKEVSEAIYSNLKERIGALKAKGIEPCLAVIMVGDDPASLVYVNMKDKKCRELGVKSLQQHVPAETSQEELIEMIRKLNGDDSVHGILVQLPLPAHIDQSEVIKAINPAKDVDCFHPFNLGNMVIGEADFLPATPAGIHQMILHYGIATKGKHVVIVGRSNIVGKPLANIMMQKGEGVDATVTVVNSRTERFEDIIRMADILIVAMGRPRFITADMVKEGAVVIDVGTNRIDDPTAKNGYRVVGDVDFENVKEKASAITPVPGGVGPMTICMLMMNTIKAAEMGVRQ
- a CDS encoding RNA 2'-phosphotransferase Tpt1/KptA, translated to MINECEEHGYFRRDKCPVCGRNGKFVMSDFEVEKLGRMMAAILRHGKFSPEMNEQGFVNIQEIVSLIKEHNSRVKWLRPFHIDALALTDPKGRYQIRGNTVRATYGHTIKLNLELPTVNIPAYLYYPASEEEVDEILEEGLVPTDRTMVHLSATFEDALHAGEVRIDDPVILAVDSKKCAEAGYPIGKAAKTVYLCDMVPADCISVSEGDEESEE
- a CDS encoding undecaprenyl pyrophosphate synthetase UppS, which encodes MTVPDIVSKQVYSTYEHKLDKAVRGGPIPQHIGIIMDGNRRYAKEFLDSDIDEGHRLGEKKIESVMDWCLDLGVKYVTLYAFSSENFKRDREEVDFLMDLAESSFLEMADNPKIHKNRVAIRAIGKLEALPENVCKAINYAYEKTKDYSDFTISICLAYGGRQEIVEAVKEIAAKIESGNMSVDEITESVISSHLYTGDMPDPDLILRTSGEIRVSNFLLWQLAYSELYFTDIYWPGFRRIDLLRAIRSYQQRKRRYGE